Proteins found in one Panthera tigris isolate Pti1 chromosome B3, P.tigris_Pti1_mat1.1, whole genome shotgun sequence genomic segment:
- the IREB2 gene encoding iron-responsive element-binding protein 2 isoform X2 has translation MDAPAAGYAFEYLIETLNDSSRKKFFNVPRLGGTKYDVLPYSIRVLLEAAVRNCDGFLMKEQDVMNILDWKTKQRNVEVPFFPARVLLQDFTGIPAMVDFAAMREAVKVLGGDPKKVHPARPTDLTVDHSLQIDFSKCAIQNAPNPGGGEPQKAGKLSPLKAQPKKAPCRGQTACRGSCDSGEPGRSSGKFSSQIENTPILCPFHLQPVPEPETVLKNQEVEFGRNRERLQFFKWSSRVFKNVAVIPPGTGMAHQVNLEYLSRVVFEEKDLLFPDSVVGTDSHITMVNGLGILGWGVGGIETEAVMLGLPVSLTLPEVVGCELTGSSNPFVTSIDVVLGITKHLRQVGVAGKFVEFFGSGVSQLSIVDRTTIANMCPEYGATLSFFPVDNVTLKHLEHTGFDKAKLESMETYLKAVKLFRNDQKNSGEPEYSQVIQINLNSIVPSVSGPKRPQDRVAVADMKRDFQACLNEKVGFKGFQIAAEKQNDTVCIQYEGSEFRLCHGSVVVAAVISCTNNCNPSVMLAAGLLAKKAVDAGLRVNPYIRTSLSPGSGMVTHYLSSSGVLPYLSKLGFEIVGYGCSTCVGNTAPLSEAVLNAIKQGDLVTCGVLSGNRHFEGRLCDCVRANYLASPPLVVAYAIAGTVNIDFQTEPLGTDATGRNIYLQDIWPSREEVHQMEEERVILPMFKTLKEKIEVGNKRWNCLEAPDSTLFPWDSKSTYIRCPSFFDKLTKEPAALQPIENAHVLLYLGDSVTTDHISPAGSIARSSSAAKYLTHRGLTPREFNSYGARRGNDAVMTRGTFANIKLFNKFIGKPAPKTVHFPSGQTLDVFEAAELYQKEGVPLIILAGKKYGSGNSRDWAAKGPYLLGVKAVLAESYEKIHKDHLIGVGIAPLQFLPGENADSLGLSGRETFSLTFPEELSPGVTLNIKTSTGKVFGVIASFENDVEVTLYKHGGLLNFVARKFS, from the exons ATGTCCTGCCTTACTCAATACGGGTCCTGTTGGAAGCTGCTGTGCGGAACTGTGACGGCTTTCTGATGAAAGAACAGGATGTCATGAACATCTTAGACTGGAAAACCAAACAACGCAATGTTGAAGTGCCCTTTTTCCCAGCCCGTgttcttcttcaagattttaC TGGAATACCAGCAATGGTGGACTTTGCTGCTATGAGGGAGGCAGTGAAAGTTCTTGGAGGCGACCCTAAGAAAGTCCACCCTGCCCGTCCGACAGATCTCACAGTTGACCATTCTTTACAGATCGACTTCAGTAAATG TGCAATACAGAATGCTCCAAATCCTGGAGGTGGTGAGCCGCAGAAAGCAGGAAAGCTCTCTCCACTCAAAGCGCAGCCTAAGAAGGCTCCCTGCAGAGGCCAGACCGCCTGCCGAGGATCCTGTGATTCTGGAGAACCAGGCCGGAGCTCAGGAAAATTTTCTTCGCAGATTGAGAACACACCCATCCTATGTCCTTTTCATTTGCAACCAGTGCCTGA accTGAAACAGTGTTAAAAAACCAAGAAGTAGAATTTGGCAGAAATCGAGAGAGGCTTCAATTTTTCAAG TGGAGTTCAAGAGTTTTTAAGAATGTGGCTGTAATCCCTCCCGGAACTGGGATGGCTCATCAAGTTAACTTAGAGTATTTGTCAAGAGTGGTTTTCGAAGAAAAAGACCTCCTCTTCCCGGACAGCGTCGTCGGCACAGACTCTCATATAACCATGGTGAATGGATTGGGGATTCTGGGGTGGG GGGTCGGAGGCATCGAGACAGAAGCAGTTATGCTTGGCCTGCCCGTTTCTCTTACGTTACCGGAGGTGGTGGGATGTGAGCTAACTGGCTCGTCAAACCCGTTTGTTACGTCCATAGATGTTGTTCTTGGCATCACGAAG CACCTCAGGCAAGTAGGAGTGGCCGGAaagtttgttgagttttttggAAGTGGAGTTTCACAGTTATCTATAGTGGATCGGACTACAATAGCAAACATGTGTCCAGAGTACGGTGCTACCCTCAGCTTTTTCCCTGTTGACAATGTgacattaaaacatttagaacataCAG GTTTTGACAAAGCCAAACTCGAGTCGATGGAAACATACCTTAAAGCTGTGAAGTTGTTTCGAAATGACCAGAAGAACTCAGGAGAACCTGAGTACTCCCAG GTGATCCAGATTAATCTGAATTCAATAGTTCCGTCCGTCAGCGGTCCAAAGAGACCTCAGGACAGAGTTGCCGTGGCGGATATGAAACGTGACTTCCAGGCTTGCTTGAATGAAAAG GTCGGATTTAAAGGCTTCCAGATTGCAGCTGAAAAGCAGAACGATACTGTGTGTATTCAGTACGAAGGAAGCGAGTTCAGGCTGTGCCATGGGTCTGTGGTCGTTGCCGCGGTCATCAGTTGCACCAATAACTGCAACCCGTCCGTCATGCTCGCTGCAG GTCTTCTGGCTAAAAAGGCCGTAGATGCCGGTCTGCGTGTTAACCCTTACATAAGAACAAGTTTATCTCCAGGCAGTGGGATGGTCACACATTACCTCAGTTCGAGCGGAGTATTACCATATCTCAGTAAGCTTGG ATTTGAAATAGTTGGCTATGGATGTTCAACATGTGTGGGGAATACAGCACCCTTATCAGAAGCAGTTTTAAATGCaataaaacag gGTGATTTGGTCACTTGCGGAGTTTTATCTGGAAACAGACATTTCGAAGGTCGGCTTTGTGATTGTGTGCGTGCCAATTACCTCGCCTCCCCACCCCTAGTGGTGGCATACGCCATCGCCGGCACGGTGAATATAGATTTCCAGACGGAGCCCTTAG GGACTGACGCTACCGGCAGGAACATTTACCTGCAGGATATTTGGCCCAGTCGAGAGGAAGTTCATCAGATGGAGGAAGAGCGTGTTATATTGCCCATGtttaaaacactgaaagagaaaatagag GTGGGAAACAAGCGGTGGAACTGCTTAGAGGCACCGGATTCCACTCTGTTTCCGTGGGACTCGAAGTCTACTTATATCCGATGTCCTTCATTTTTCGACAAGCTT ACCAAAGAGCCAGCTGCCCTCCAGCCTATTGAAAATGCCCACGTCCTCCTGTATCTGGGAGACTCCGTGACGACAGATCACATCTCACCCGCGGGCAGCATCGCCAGGAGCAGCTCGGCGGCCAAGTACTTGACCCACAGAGG CCTTACTCCTCGTGAGTTCAACTCCTATGGAGCCCGGAGGGGCAATGACGCGGTCATGACGAGAGGCACTTTTGCAAACATCAAGCTGTTCAATAAGTTCATTGGGAAACCGGCTCCCAAAACAGTTCATTTTCCATCGGGACAGACG CTAGATGTGTTTGAGGCGGCAGAGCTGTACCAGAAAGAAGGTGTCCCGCTGATTATTTTAGCAGGAAAGAAATATGGTTCAGGAAATTCAAGAGACTGGGCTGCCAAAGGACCATATTTGCTG GGTGTGAAAGCTGTTTTGGCTGAAAGTTATGAAAAAATTCACAAAGACCACTTGATTGGAGTTGGCATAGCTCCGCTTCAGTTCCTTCCGGgagaaaatgcagattccttggGCCTCTCTGgcagagaaacattttctttaacgTTTCCTGAAGAACTATCTCCTGGAGTTACGTTAAATATAAAG ACAAGCACTGGAAAAGTATTCGGCGTGATTGCTTCGTTTGAAAATGATGTGGAAGTAACCTTATACAAACATGGAGGATTATTAAACTTTGTGGCACGAAAATTCTCATAG
- the IREB2 gene encoding iron-responsive element-binding protein 2 isoform X1 — MSLHKRSAGSAPGNGYAFEYLIETLNDSSRKKFFNVPRLGGTKYDVLPYSIRVLLEAAVRNCDGFLMKEQDVMNILDWKTKQRNVEVPFFPARVLLQDFTGIPAMVDFAAMREAVKVLGGDPKKVHPARPTDLTVDHSLQIDFSKCAIQNAPNPGGGEPQKAGKLSPLKAQPKKAPCRGQTACRGSCDSGEPGRSSGKFSSQIENTPILCPFHLQPVPEPETVLKNQEVEFGRNRERLQFFKWSSRVFKNVAVIPPGTGMAHQVNLEYLSRVVFEEKDLLFPDSVVGTDSHITMVNGLGILGWGVGGIETEAVMLGLPVSLTLPEVVGCELTGSSNPFVTSIDVVLGITKHLRQVGVAGKFVEFFGSGVSQLSIVDRTTIANMCPEYGATLSFFPVDNVTLKHLEHTGFDKAKLESMETYLKAVKLFRNDQKNSGEPEYSQVIQINLNSIVPSVSGPKRPQDRVAVADMKRDFQACLNEKVGFKGFQIAAEKQNDTVCIQYEGSEFRLCHGSVVVAAVISCTNNCNPSVMLAAGLLAKKAVDAGLRVNPYIRTSLSPGSGMVTHYLSSSGVLPYLSKLGFEIVGYGCSTCVGNTAPLSEAVLNAIKQGDLVTCGVLSGNRHFEGRLCDCVRANYLASPPLVVAYAIAGTVNIDFQTEPLGTDATGRNIYLQDIWPSREEVHQMEEERVILPMFKTLKEKIEVGNKRWNCLEAPDSTLFPWDSKSTYIRCPSFFDKLTKEPAALQPIENAHVLLYLGDSVTTDHISPAGSIARSSSAAKYLTHRGLTPREFNSYGARRGNDAVMTRGTFANIKLFNKFIGKPAPKTVHFPSGQTLDVFEAAELYQKEGVPLIILAGKKYGSGNSRDWAAKGPYLLGVKAVLAESYEKIHKDHLIGVGIAPLQFLPGENADSLGLSGRETFSLTFPEELSPGVTLNIKTSTGKVFGVIASFENDVEVTLYKHGGLLNFVARKFS; from the exons ATGTCCTGCCTTACTCAATACGGGTCCTGTTGGAAGCTGCTGTGCGGAACTGTGACGGCTTTCTGATGAAAGAACAGGATGTCATGAACATCTTAGACTGGAAAACCAAACAACGCAATGTTGAAGTGCCCTTTTTCCCAGCCCGTgttcttcttcaagattttaC TGGAATACCAGCAATGGTGGACTTTGCTGCTATGAGGGAGGCAGTGAAAGTTCTTGGAGGCGACCCTAAGAAAGTCCACCCTGCCCGTCCGACAGATCTCACAGTTGACCATTCTTTACAGATCGACTTCAGTAAATG TGCAATACAGAATGCTCCAAATCCTGGAGGTGGTGAGCCGCAGAAAGCAGGAAAGCTCTCTCCACTCAAAGCGCAGCCTAAGAAGGCTCCCTGCAGAGGCCAGACCGCCTGCCGAGGATCCTGTGATTCTGGAGAACCAGGCCGGAGCTCAGGAAAATTTTCTTCGCAGATTGAGAACACACCCATCCTATGTCCTTTTCATTTGCAACCAGTGCCTGA accTGAAACAGTGTTAAAAAACCAAGAAGTAGAATTTGGCAGAAATCGAGAGAGGCTTCAATTTTTCAAG TGGAGTTCAAGAGTTTTTAAGAATGTGGCTGTAATCCCTCCCGGAACTGGGATGGCTCATCAAGTTAACTTAGAGTATTTGTCAAGAGTGGTTTTCGAAGAAAAAGACCTCCTCTTCCCGGACAGCGTCGTCGGCACAGACTCTCATATAACCATGGTGAATGGATTGGGGATTCTGGGGTGGG GGGTCGGAGGCATCGAGACAGAAGCAGTTATGCTTGGCCTGCCCGTTTCTCTTACGTTACCGGAGGTGGTGGGATGTGAGCTAACTGGCTCGTCAAACCCGTTTGTTACGTCCATAGATGTTGTTCTTGGCATCACGAAG CACCTCAGGCAAGTAGGAGTGGCCGGAaagtttgttgagttttttggAAGTGGAGTTTCACAGTTATCTATAGTGGATCGGACTACAATAGCAAACATGTGTCCAGAGTACGGTGCTACCCTCAGCTTTTTCCCTGTTGACAATGTgacattaaaacatttagaacataCAG GTTTTGACAAAGCCAAACTCGAGTCGATGGAAACATACCTTAAAGCTGTGAAGTTGTTTCGAAATGACCAGAAGAACTCAGGAGAACCTGAGTACTCCCAG GTGATCCAGATTAATCTGAATTCAATAGTTCCGTCCGTCAGCGGTCCAAAGAGACCTCAGGACAGAGTTGCCGTGGCGGATATGAAACGTGACTTCCAGGCTTGCTTGAATGAAAAG GTCGGATTTAAAGGCTTCCAGATTGCAGCTGAAAAGCAGAACGATACTGTGTGTATTCAGTACGAAGGAAGCGAGTTCAGGCTGTGCCATGGGTCTGTGGTCGTTGCCGCGGTCATCAGTTGCACCAATAACTGCAACCCGTCCGTCATGCTCGCTGCAG GTCTTCTGGCTAAAAAGGCCGTAGATGCCGGTCTGCGTGTTAACCCTTACATAAGAACAAGTTTATCTCCAGGCAGTGGGATGGTCACACATTACCTCAGTTCGAGCGGAGTATTACCATATCTCAGTAAGCTTGG ATTTGAAATAGTTGGCTATGGATGTTCAACATGTGTGGGGAATACAGCACCCTTATCAGAAGCAGTTTTAAATGCaataaaacag gGTGATTTGGTCACTTGCGGAGTTTTATCTGGAAACAGACATTTCGAAGGTCGGCTTTGTGATTGTGTGCGTGCCAATTACCTCGCCTCCCCACCCCTAGTGGTGGCATACGCCATCGCCGGCACGGTGAATATAGATTTCCAGACGGAGCCCTTAG GGACTGACGCTACCGGCAGGAACATTTACCTGCAGGATATTTGGCCCAGTCGAGAGGAAGTTCATCAGATGGAGGAAGAGCGTGTTATATTGCCCATGtttaaaacactgaaagagaaaatagag GTGGGAAACAAGCGGTGGAACTGCTTAGAGGCACCGGATTCCACTCTGTTTCCGTGGGACTCGAAGTCTACTTATATCCGATGTCCTTCATTTTTCGACAAGCTT ACCAAAGAGCCAGCTGCCCTCCAGCCTATTGAAAATGCCCACGTCCTCCTGTATCTGGGAGACTCCGTGACGACAGATCACATCTCACCCGCGGGCAGCATCGCCAGGAGCAGCTCGGCGGCCAAGTACTTGACCCACAGAGG CCTTACTCCTCGTGAGTTCAACTCCTATGGAGCCCGGAGGGGCAATGACGCGGTCATGACGAGAGGCACTTTTGCAAACATCAAGCTGTTCAATAAGTTCATTGGGAAACCGGCTCCCAAAACAGTTCATTTTCCATCGGGACAGACG CTAGATGTGTTTGAGGCGGCAGAGCTGTACCAGAAAGAAGGTGTCCCGCTGATTATTTTAGCAGGAAAGAAATATGGTTCAGGAAATTCAAGAGACTGGGCTGCCAAAGGACCATATTTGCTG GGTGTGAAAGCTGTTTTGGCTGAAAGTTATGAAAAAATTCACAAAGACCACTTGATTGGAGTTGGCATAGCTCCGCTTCAGTTCCTTCCGGgagaaaatgcagattccttggGCCTCTCTGgcagagaaacattttctttaacgTTTCCTGAAGAACTATCTCCTGGAGTTACGTTAAATATAAAG ACAAGCACTGGAAAAGTATTCGGCGTGATTGCTTCGTTTGAAAATGATGTGGAAGTAACCTTATACAAACATGGAGGATTATTAAACTTTGTGGCACGAAAATTCTCATAG
- the IREB2 gene encoding iron-responsive element-binding protein 2 isoform X3 — protein sequence MKEQDVMNILDWKTKQRNVEVPFFPARVLLQDFTGIPAMVDFAAMREAVKVLGGDPKKVHPARPTDLTVDHSLQIDFSKCAIQNAPNPGGGEPQKAGKLSPLKAQPKKAPCRGQTACRGSCDSGEPGRSSGKFSSQIENTPILCPFHLQPVPEPETVLKNQEVEFGRNRERLQFFKWSSRVFKNVAVIPPGTGMAHQVNLEYLSRVVFEEKDLLFPDSVVGTDSHITMVNGLGILGWGVGGIETEAVMLGLPVSLTLPEVVGCELTGSSNPFVTSIDVVLGITKHLRQVGVAGKFVEFFGSGVSQLSIVDRTTIANMCPEYGATLSFFPVDNVTLKHLEHTGFDKAKLESMETYLKAVKLFRNDQKNSGEPEYSQVIQINLNSIVPSVSGPKRPQDRVAVADMKRDFQACLNEKVGFKGFQIAAEKQNDTVCIQYEGSEFRLCHGSVVVAAVISCTNNCNPSVMLAAGLLAKKAVDAGLRVNPYIRTSLSPGSGMVTHYLSSSGVLPYLSKLGFEIVGYGCSTCVGNTAPLSEAVLNAIKQGDLVTCGVLSGNRHFEGRLCDCVRANYLASPPLVVAYAIAGTVNIDFQTEPLGTDATGRNIYLQDIWPSREEVHQMEEERVILPMFKTLKEKIEVGNKRWNCLEAPDSTLFPWDSKSTYIRCPSFFDKLTKEPAALQPIENAHVLLYLGDSVTTDHISPAGSIARSSSAAKYLTHRGLTPREFNSYGARRGNDAVMTRGTFANIKLFNKFIGKPAPKTVHFPSGQTLDVFEAAELYQKEGVPLIILAGKKYGSGNSRDWAAKGPYLLGVKAVLAESYEKIHKDHLIGVGIAPLQFLPGENADSLGLSGRETFSLTFPEELSPGVTLNIKTSTGKVFGVIASFENDVEVTLYKHGGLLNFVARKFS from the exons ATGAAAGAACAGGATGTCATGAACATCTTAGACTGGAAAACCAAACAACGCAATGTTGAAGTGCCCTTTTTCCCAGCCCGTgttcttcttcaagattttaC TGGAATACCAGCAATGGTGGACTTTGCTGCTATGAGGGAGGCAGTGAAAGTTCTTGGAGGCGACCCTAAGAAAGTCCACCCTGCCCGTCCGACAGATCTCACAGTTGACCATTCTTTACAGATCGACTTCAGTAAATG TGCAATACAGAATGCTCCAAATCCTGGAGGTGGTGAGCCGCAGAAAGCAGGAAAGCTCTCTCCACTCAAAGCGCAGCCTAAGAAGGCTCCCTGCAGAGGCCAGACCGCCTGCCGAGGATCCTGTGATTCTGGAGAACCAGGCCGGAGCTCAGGAAAATTTTCTTCGCAGATTGAGAACACACCCATCCTATGTCCTTTTCATTTGCAACCAGTGCCTGA accTGAAACAGTGTTAAAAAACCAAGAAGTAGAATTTGGCAGAAATCGAGAGAGGCTTCAATTTTTCAAG TGGAGTTCAAGAGTTTTTAAGAATGTGGCTGTAATCCCTCCCGGAACTGGGATGGCTCATCAAGTTAACTTAGAGTATTTGTCAAGAGTGGTTTTCGAAGAAAAAGACCTCCTCTTCCCGGACAGCGTCGTCGGCACAGACTCTCATATAACCATGGTGAATGGATTGGGGATTCTGGGGTGGG GGGTCGGAGGCATCGAGACAGAAGCAGTTATGCTTGGCCTGCCCGTTTCTCTTACGTTACCGGAGGTGGTGGGATGTGAGCTAACTGGCTCGTCAAACCCGTTTGTTACGTCCATAGATGTTGTTCTTGGCATCACGAAG CACCTCAGGCAAGTAGGAGTGGCCGGAaagtttgttgagttttttggAAGTGGAGTTTCACAGTTATCTATAGTGGATCGGACTACAATAGCAAACATGTGTCCAGAGTACGGTGCTACCCTCAGCTTTTTCCCTGTTGACAATGTgacattaaaacatttagaacataCAG GTTTTGACAAAGCCAAACTCGAGTCGATGGAAACATACCTTAAAGCTGTGAAGTTGTTTCGAAATGACCAGAAGAACTCAGGAGAACCTGAGTACTCCCAG GTGATCCAGATTAATCTGAATTCAATAGTTCCGTCCGTCAGCGGTCCAAAGAGACCTCAGGACAGAGTTGCCGTGGCGGATATGAAACGTGACTTCCAGGCTTGCTTGAATGAAAAG GTCGGATTTAAAGGCTTCCAGATTGCAGCTGAAAAGCAGAACGATACTGTGTGTATTCAGTACGAAGGAAGCGAGTTCAGGCTGTGCCATGGGTCTGTGGTCGTTGCCGCGGTCATCAGTTGCACCAATAACTGCAACCCGTCCGTCATGCTCGCTGCAG GTCTTCTGGCTAAAAAGGCCGTAGATGCCGGTCTGCGTGTTAACCCTTACATAAGAACAAGTTTATCTCCAGGCAGTGGGATGGTCACACATTACCTCAGTTCGAGCGGAGTATTACCATATCTCAGTAAGCTTGG ATTTGAAATAGTTGGCTATGGATGTTCAACATGTGTGGGGAATACAGCACCCTTATCAGAAGCAGTTTTAAATGCaataaaacag gGTGATTTGGTCACTTGCGGAGTTTTATCTGGAAACAGACATTTCGAAGGTCGGCTTTGTGATTGTGTGCGTGCCAATTACCTCGCCTCCCCACCCCTAGTGGTGGCATACGCCATCGCCGGCACGGTGAATATAGATTTCCAGACGGAGCCCTTAG GGACTGACGCTACCGGCAGGAACATTTACCTGCAGGATATTTGGCCCAGTCGAGAGGAAGTTCATCAGATGGAGGAAGAGCGTGTTATATTGCCCATGtttaaaacactgaaagagaaaatagag GTGGGAAACAAGCGGTGGAACTGCTTAGAGGCACCGGATTCCACTCTGTTTCCGTGGGACTCGAAGTCTACTTATATCCGATGTCCTTCATTTTTCGACAAGCTT ACCAAAGAGCCAGCTGCCCTCCAGCCTATTGAAAATGCCCACGTCCTCCTGTATCTGGGAGACTCCGTGACGACAGATCACATCTCACCCGCGGGCAGCATCGCCAGGAGCAGCTCGGCGGCCAAGTACTTGACCCACAGAGG CCTTACTCCTCGTGAGTTCAACTCCTATGGAGCCCGGAGGGGCAATGACGCGGTCATGACGAGAGGCACTTTTGCAAACATCAAGCTGTTCAATAAGTTCATTGGGAAACCGGCTCCCAAAACAGTTCATTTTCCATCGGGACAGACG CTAGATGTGTTTGAGGCGGCAGAGCTGTACCAGAAAGAAGGTGTCCCGCTGATTATTTTAGCAGGAAAGAAATATGGTTCAGGAAATTCAAGAGACTGGGCTGCCAAAGGACCATATTTGCTG GGTGTGAAAGCTGTTTTGGCTGAAAGTTATGAAAAAATTCACAAAGACCACTTGATTGGAGTTGGCATAGCTCCGCTTCAGTTCCTTCCGGgagaaaatgcagattccttggGCCTCTCTGgcagagaaacattttctttaacgTTTCCTGAAGAACTATCTCCTGGAGTTACGTTAAATATAAAG ACAAGCACTGGAAAAGTATTCGGCGTGATTGCTTCGTTTGAAAATGATGTGGAAGTAACCTTATACAAACATGGAGGATTATTAAACTTTGTGGCACGAAAATTCTCATAG